One genomic segment of Pristiophorus japonicus isolate sPriJap1 chromosome 8, sPriJap1.hap1, whole genome shotgun sequence includes these proteins:
- the s1pr1 gene encoding sphingosine 1-phosphate receptor 1, translating to MEAGHVQLPPAGDDGGGDDDSYTDLDIILKHYNYTGKLRGSEAGLSVTSILFMAVCGLIMLENLVVLLAIWRTKKFHRAMYYFIGNLALSDLLAGAAYTVNILLSGSNTYRLTPAQWFVREGSMFVALAASVLSLLAIAIERFLTMLKMKPHSSDRSSRVFLLISGCWLLSLVLGGLPIMGWNCLRGFPSCSTVLPLYHKHYILFCTTVFSFILMAIVLLYARIYALVRARSRSLTFRRYTVRPSRSSEKSLALLKTVIIVLSAFIACWAPLFILLLLDVACVVRGCPILYKAEWFLALAVLNSAMNPVIYTLTNREMRRAFGRLLCCACRAAAAAASSSSSRHAASGPGQLKRKPPSFLATLEFSRSKSDNSSQQHQDNTPETLMSSGNINSSA from the coding sequence ATGGAGGCGGGCCACGTGCAGCTGCCGCCCGCGGGCGACGACGGCGGCGGCGACGACGACAGTTACACCGACCTCGATATCATCCTGAAGCACTACAACTACACGGGCAAGCTGCGGGGCTCGGAGGCCGGCCTGAGCGTCACCTCCATCCTCTTCATGGCGGTGTGCGGCCTGATCATGCTGGAGAACCTGGTGGTGCTGCTGGCCATCTGGCGCACCAAGAAGTTCCACCGCGCCATGTACTACTTCATCGGCAACCTGGCGCTGTCCGACCTGCTGGCCGGCGCCGCCTACACGGTCAACATCCTGCTGTCGGGCTCCAACACCTACCGCCTGACGCCCGCGCAGTGGTTCGTGCGCGAGGGCAGCATGTTCGTGGCGCTCGCCGCCTCGGTGCTCAGCCTGCTGGCCATCGCCATCGAGCGCTTCCTCACCATGCTCAAGATGAAGCCGCACAGCTCGGACCGCAGCTCGCGTGTCTTCCTGCTCATCAGCGGCTGCTGGCTGCTGTCGCTGGTGCTGGGCGGCCTGCCCATAATGGGCTGGAACTGCCTGCGCGGCTTCCCCAGCTGCTCGACCGTGCTGCCGCTCTACCACAAGCACTACATCCTCTTCTGCACCACTGTCTTCAGCTTCATCCTGATGGCCATCGTGCTGCTCTACGCCCGCATCTACGCGCTGGTGCGCGCGCGCAGCCGCAGCCTCACCTTCCGCCGCTACACGGTGCGGCCCAGCCGCAGCAGCGAGAAGTCGCTGGCCCTGCTCAAGACAGTCATCATCGTGCTgagcgccttcatcgcctgctgggcGCCGCTCTTCATCCTGCTGCTGCTCGACGTAGCGTGCGTGGTGCGCGGCTGCCCCATCCTCTACAAGGCCGAGTGGTTCCTGGCGCTGGCAGTGCTCAACTCGGCCATGAACCCGGTCATCTACACGCTGACCAACCGCGAGATGAGGCGGGCGTTCGGCCGGCTGCTGTGCTGCGCCTGccgcgccgccgccgccgccgcctcctcctcctcctcccgccacGCCGCCTCCGGGCCTGGCCAGCTCAAGCGCAAGCCGCCCTCCTTCCTGGCCACGCTGGAGTTCAGCCGCAGCAAGTCGGACAACTCGTCCCAGCAGCACCAGGACAACACCCCCGAGACCCTGATGTCCTCGGGAAACATCAACTCGTCGGCGTGA